The genomic DNA GTGATCCAGGTGCTCCGGATGGTGTCGCCGCTCGCTTGGATGCCGCTCGCCTTGCTCGTTTTCGGTACGGGGACGCGCTCGGTCGTCTTCCTCCTGGTCATGGCGGCGACCTGGCCGATCTTGCTCAGTACGGTCGACGGTGTGGCGCGGCTCGATCCACGCTGGTCGCAAGTCGGGCGGAGTTTGGGTGCCTCGCGCTGGGAACTCGTGCGGCATGTCGTCTGGCCGGGGGTGCGACCGCGCGTGCTCGCCGGACTCCGCCTGGCCGTCGGAGTCGCCTGGATCGTGTTGGTACCGGCTGAGATGCTCGGTGTCGACTCGGGGCTCGGGTACGCTATCCTCGACGCACGTGACCGCCTGGATTACGGAGAGTTGATGGCGATGCTCCTCGTCATCGCGATGTGCGGGATCGTGCTCGATGGGGTGGCACGTTTCCTCTTCCGTGAAGCGCGCCCGCGAGCGCGGCGTGTGCTGCGGCCCATACCGGAGATGGCGGTGGTCGAACAGCGAAGTTGACGGTGGTTCAGCGGGAAGCGAGCGGGAACGATGCTACAGCGTCCCACTCCTCAGGGCAGGATCCCGCTCGCGCGTCCGGTTTCGGGGGAACGAAGCGCCATTCCCCGTACGGTGAGATGCAGAGCGTGGTTGGCTCTCCTGTAGCGAGAACCGC from Thermomicrobium sp. 4228-Ro includes the following:
- a CDS encoding ABC transporter permease, translating into MKQVRLLRDAMLPFVGLTVVGVLWWFLTDVAAAPGSFTSRFAPGPAFRALGELVTSGALWPHVLASAERVALGLLVSAALGIPLGVAIGSIRWVGRMLGPVIQVLRMVSPLAWMPLALLVFGTGTRSVVFLLVMAATWPILLSTVDGVARLDPRWSQVGRSLGASRWELVRHVVWPGVRPRVLAGLRLAVGVAWIVLVPAEMLGVDSGLGYAILDARDRLDYGELMAMLLVIAMCGIVLDGVARFLFREARPRARRVLRPIPEMAVVEQRS